GGCCGCAAGTTCATACGCGTGAGCCTGGGCGGAGTGCGCGACGAGGCCGAGATCCGCGGGCACCGCAGGACCTACATAGGCGCGCTCCCCGGAAAGGTGCTGCAGAGCATGAAGAAGGCCGGCTCCTCCAATCCGGTCTTCCTGCTCGACGAGATCGACAAGATGAGCATGGACTTCCGCGGCGATCCCTCCGCGGCCCTGCTCGAGGTGCTGGACCCGGAGCAGAACAGCTCCTTCAACGACCACTACATGGACCTGGACTTCGATCTCTCCAACGTCATGTTCATCACCACGGCGAACACCCTTCCTGCGATCCCGGCGCCGCTGCAGGACCGCATGGAGATAATACGCCTCCCCGGATACACCGAGCTCGAGAAACTCAAGATCGCGCAGCTGTACCTCATCAAGAAACAGCGCGAGGCCAACGGCCTCACCGAGAAGAACATCAACTTCACCGAGGCCGCGATCAAGCTCGTCATCCGTCGCTACACCAGGGAAGCCGGCGTGAGAAACTTAGAGCGCGAGATCGCCTCCATATGCCGCAAGGTGGCGCGCGACGTGGTCAAGTCCGGCAACCGCGACAAGAAGATCAACATCACCCAAAAAAGTGCAGCAGTTCCTGGGCGTGCCGAAGTTTCACTTCGGCCTGGCCGAGGAGATGGACCAGGTTGGGATCGCGACCGGGCTGGCCTGGACCGAGGTCGGCGGCGAGCTGCTCACGACAGAGGTCTCGGTCATGCCTGGCAGGGGAAAGCTCATCGTCACCGGCAAGCTCGGCGACGTGATGCAGGAGTCTGCGCAGGCCGCCATGAGCTACGTGCGATCGCGGGCCGAGGATCTTGGGCTGGGCCGCGACTTCTACAGCAAGCTCGACATACACGTCCATCTCCCCGAGGGCGCGATACCGAAGGATGGGCCGTCCGCCGGCATCACCATGGCTACGGCGATCTCGTCGGCGCTGCTCAAGATCCCCTCGCGCAAGGACGTGGCCATGACCGGCGAGATAACCCTGCGCGGCAGGGTGCTGCCGATCGGCGGCCTGAAGGAGAAGCTGCTCGCCGCCCACAGGGGCAAGATAAAGACGATCATCATCCCGAAGGAGAACGAGAAGGACTTGAAGGAGATACCGGCCAAGATCCTGAAAGAGATCGACGTCGTCACGGTGGAGCACATGGACGAGGTCCTCAAATTCGCCCTCAAGCTGGACGATCCGGAAAGCCTGTTCAAACGAGGAGGTTCTTCCAAGGGGATGCTCAAGATCAAGCAGAGATCCCATGCCCATCCCGAGGTTGAGATCGAGGAGGAGGCTGAGGCCGAGATCGGGATCAAGACCCACTGAAGTCAGCCCGCATATGGACAAGAGACTAATCGTCAATGCCGACGACTTCGGCATGACCATCGACGTCAGCCGCGGCATCATCGCCTCGGCCAGCGCAGGCCTTGTGCGCTCCACAAGCGTCATGGCCAACACGCCTGATTTTGGAAGCTCGCTTTCCGAGCTCGAATCATCGGGCGTTCCTCTGGATGTGGGGCTGCACGCGAACCTCACGTGGGGTAGGCCGGTCTCGGATCCGACGGAGATTCCGTCGCTGGTCGATTCAAACGGTATTTTCCTGCCGAGGGCAAGGTTGCTCGCGAAATCGATGGTGAAGGCCCTTTCGCCGGAGGAGGCGTACCGCGAGATATGGGCCCAGTGCGCGAAGCTCGCCTCGCGCAGGAAGAGCATCAGCCACATCGACGGACATCACCACGTGCACGCCTTCCCGGGCGTCGCCGCCGCGGCGGAGAGGGTGGCGCGTGAATTCAGGATTCCGTATGTGCGCGCGCCGAGGGAGGGATCATGGTCTCCCTGGAGGCGCAACGCGGTGCGAAGGCTGGCCGTCTTCATGCTCGCCGCCTCCTCTCCGCGGTACTGGAGCGCGAGGGGTTTCAGGACTTCGGATCACTTCGGCGGATTTTCTCTCGGCTCGTGCCCCGATCTCAAGCGGAGGTGGATCGATACGTTGAAGATGATCCCCGAGGGCCTCTGCGAGATCATGGTCCATCCGGGCTATTGCAGCTGCAAACTCGATTCCTACAGCGAAAGGCGCACGGAAGAGATACCGATCCTCACGGACCTCGATCTCATGCGCGAGATAACGGAGCAGGGAATCAAGCTGGAGTCCCCATCCTCGGTCCTGTGACTCGTCAATATATATCCCTTATCGCATAGACGCGTCGGTGGGTCGCGGCGTGATATGTGCGGCTGGAGACCTCGAGCGAGAGCCCCAGCGCGCCGAGCTGGATGCCCAGCACCATCGCCAACAGCGCGAACATCAGGTTCCCCAGGTGCTCCGTTATTATCAGGTCGTCGAAGTAATAGAGGATGCTGATGATCAGGGCCACCGTGAATCCGATCGTGAAGAGGACGAGGCCGATCAGCCCGAAGAAGTGCAGGGGTCTTGCGATGTAGCTGATCATGAACTTCACCGTGAGAAGGTCCATCAGCACCCTGAAGGTGCGCGACAGGCCGTAGTTGGACTTGCCCTTCTGCCTCTCGATGTTCTTGATCGGGACCTCGGCTATGGATACGCCCTTCCAGCTGACCAGCGCCGGGATGAAACGGTGGAGCTCCCCGTAGAGGTCCACGTCCTCGAGCACCTCGCGGCGGTAGGCCTTGAAGACGCTGCCGAAATCGTGCAGGCTCACCCCCGAGAGCCAGGCCATGAGTTTGTTCGCGATCAGCGAGGGCAATCTCCTCAGAAAGAAACTGTCCACCCTCTCTTTGCGCCAGGAGCTTGCCACGTCGTAGCCCTCGTCTA
The window above is part of the bacterium genome. Proteins encoded here:
- a CDS encoding ChbG/HpnK family deacetylase, with the translated sequence MDKRLIVNADDFGMTIDVSRGIIASASAGLVRSTSVMANTPDFGSSLSELESSGVPLDVGLHANLTWGRPVSDPTEIPSLVDSNGIFLPRARLLAKSMVKALSPEEAYREIWAQCAKLASRRKSISHIDGHHHVHAFPGVAAAAERVAREFRIPYVRAPREGSWSPWRRNAVRRLAVFMLAASSPRYWSARGFRTSDHFGGFSLGSCPDLKRRWIDTLKMIPEGLCEIMVHPGYCSCKLDSYSERRTEEIPILTDLDLMREITEQGIKLESPSSVL
- a CDS encoding glycosyltransferase family 2 protein encodes the protein MEEKKLKTSIVIPLYNEEDNVSELHARLKKVMDGLGRSYEIIFVDDGSKDRTFELARQAQKTDPNLTIIRLRRSFGQTAGLAAGIERSSGEIVITMDGDLQHFPEDIPLLLAKIDEGYDVASSWRKERVDSFFLRRLPSLIANKLMAWLSGVSLHDFGSVFKAYRREVLEDVDLYGELHRFIPALVSWKGVSIAEVPIKNIERQKGKSNYGLSRTFRVLMDLLTVKFMISYIARPLHFFGLIGLVLFTIGFTVALIISILYYFDDLIITEHLGNLMFALLAMVLGIQLGALGLSLEVSSRTYHAATHRRVYAIRDIY